Proteins from a genomic interval of Neodiprion lecontei isolate iyNeoLeco1 chromosome 2, iyNeoLeco1.1, whole genome shotgun sequence:
- the LOC107218136 gene encoding ubiquitin carboxyl-terminal hydrolase 7 isoform X2, giving the protein MNHVNDKENVNQLNPNPVQVNEVEEMDTQEVESIETQNDGGGDGNETRPVNGEPEPACIVQDQDMEEDEARSEATFRYTVENFSKMKDSQLSPPCYVRNLPWKIMVMPRTSQTQERQSQRSLGFFLQCNGESESASWSCYAVAELRLLSHKEGQEPFSRKIQHLFYSKENDWGFSHFMTWQDVLEVDRGYIKDDSITLEVHVVADAPHGVSWDSKKHTGYVGLKNQGATCYMNSLLQTLYFTNQLRKAVYKMPTESDDSSKSVALALQRVFHELQFCDKPVGTKKLTKSFGWETLDSFMQHDVQEFLRVLLDKLESKMKGTCVEGTVPKLFEGKMASFIKCKNIDYTSTRVETFYDIQLNIKGKKNIDESFRDYVSTEILDGDNKYDAGEHGLQDAEKGVIFSSFPPVLHLHLMRFQYDPVTDCSVKFNDRFEFYEKINLEPYLQVQESTRADYTLHAVLVHSGDNHGGHYVVFINPKGDGKWCKFDDDVVSRCTKQEAIDHNYGGQDEDMSMTVKHCTNAYMLVYIRDSELKNVLQEVKEEDIPQELVDRLQEEKRMEQIRRKERSEAYLYMTVNVLLEDSFDGHQGNDLYDPERALYRVFRVRKQTTLNEFLEQLSESLKYPIEQIRVWPFSLRSNQTCRPTLIELEADLHKPINECAENVNPWNVFVELVPPDSGLTALPPFDKDTDVLLFFKLYDPKNKKIHYCGHHYMPVTAKVQELIPILNERAGFPPDTELALYEEIKPNMVEKIENLTEPLEKVLEELMDGDIIVFQKEERDTEVYELPTCRDYFKDLFYRVEVTFCDKTIINDPGFTMELSQRMTYDQIAKAVAQRVGTDPYLLQFFKCQNYKDSPGHPLRCTFEGTLKELVAYCKPKTKKIFYQQLSIRINELENKKQFKCIWVGPSLKEEKELILYPNKNGTVVDLLEEARKQVELSENGSGRLRILEVNCNKILPGPKDDVPLDSLNTTGTKTYRIEEIPRDELNLAEDEMLVPVAHFHKDIFSTFGIPFLFKMKHGEPFAKFKDRLLKKLGVQEKEFEKFAVVTLGKPQFITEDPSYFINLSDFRTHPNQSTASQRTWLGLEHVNKAPKRSRINYLEKAIKIYN; this is encoded by the exons ACGAGGCAAGGTCAGAGGCAACTTTCCGCTACAcagtggaaaatttttcaaagatgaaAGACTCCCAGCTATCGCCACCTTGCTACGTGCGTAATCTCCCATGGAAGATTATGGTAATGCCTCGTACCAGCCAAACGCAAGAACGCCAATCGCAGCGGTCTCTGGGCTTCTTCTTGCAATGCAACGGGGAAAGCGAATCGGCTTCATGGAGTTGCTACGCAGTCGCAGAGCTCAGGCTCCTCTCCCACAAGGAGGGTCAAGAACCTTTCAGTAGAA AAATTCAACACTTATTCTACAGTAAGGAAAATGACTGGGGATTTAGCCATTTCATGACTTGGCAGGATGTACTTGAGGTGGACAGAGGCTATATTAAGGATGACTCCATCACGCTTGAA GTCCATGTGGTAGCAGATGCGCCGCATGGTGTTAGCTGGGATAGTAAGAAACACACGGGATATGTCGGTCTTAAAAATCAGGGAGCAACTTGTTACATGAACTCACTCTTACAAACCTTGTATTTTACTAATCAG TTACGTAAGGCGGTGTATAAAATGCCAACAGAAAGTGACGATTCTAGCAAGAGTGTGGCATTAGCTTTACAGAGGGTATTTCACGAACTGCAATTTTGTGATAAACCTGttggtacaaaaaaattaaccaaaaGTTTTGGATGGGAGACACTTGACTCTTTTATGCAACACGATGTGCAAGAATTTCTCAGAGTT cTTTTGGATAAACTGGAAAGTAAAATGAAAGGGACATGCGTCGAAGGGACAGTACCAAAATTGTTTGAAGGAAAAATGGCTTCGTTCATCAAATGTAAGAATATAGACTACACATCAACCAGAGTGGAAACGTTCTATGACATCCAACTCAACatcaaaggaaaaaagaata tcgATGAATCTTTCAGAGATTATGTAAGCACAGAAATTCTAGATGGTGACAACAAGTACGATGCTGGTGAGCATGGGTTACAGGATGCTGAAAAAGGAGTAATATTTTCGTCTTTTCCACCTGTTTTACACTTACATTTAATGCGCTTCCAATACGACCCAGTAACAGACTGCTCTGTGAAATTTAATGACAG GTTCGAATTCTACGAAAAAATCAACCTTGAGCCGTACCTTCAGGTCCAAGAATCAACAAGAGCAGATTACACACTGCACGCAGTTCTTGTCCATAGCGGTGATAATCACGGGGGACATTATGTTGTATTTATCAATCCAAAAGGAGACGGCAAG tgGTGCAAGTTTGACGACGATGTGGTTTCAAGGTGTACAAAGCAGGAGGCGATTGACCATAACTATGGAGGCCAGGACGAAGACATGTCCATGACCGTGAAGCATTGTACAAACGCGTACATGTTGGTTTATATTCGTGACTCAGAGCTTAAGAATGTCTTACAAGAGGTCAAAGAAGAGGACATACCTCAAGAG CTGGTGGACAGGCTGCaagaggagaagagaatggAACAAATAcgaagaaaggaaagaagcgAGGCTTACTTGTACATGACTGTTAACGTCCTTCTCGAGGACAGCTTCGACGGCCATCAAGGCAACGACCTCTACGATCCTGAACGTGCACTCTACCGTGTTTTTCGTGTACGCAAACAGACCACCCTTAACGAGTTCCTAGAACAGCTCAGCGAAAGTCTG aaaTATCCGATCGAACAAATTCGTGTGTGGCCCTTCAGTCTTCGCTCAAATCAAACTTGCAGGCCGACACTTATCGAGTTGGAAGCAGATTTACACAAACCGATAAACGAGTGCGCGGAAAATGTGAATCCTTGGAATGTTTTTGTCGAACTTGTCCCACCAGACTCTGGCTTAACCGCGCTACCCCCTTTTGACAAAGACACAGATGTACTATTATTCTTCAAACTATACGATCctaagaataagaaaatacaCTACTGTGGTCATCACTATATGCCAGTGACAGCAAAAGTTC AGGAACTCATTCCGATCCTCAATGAAAGGGCTGGCTTTCCTCCGGATACAGAGCTCGCATTATACGAAGAGATCAAGCCCAACATggtagaaaaaattgaaaatctgaCAGAGCCGTTGGAAAAGGTACTTGAAGAATTGATGGATGGAGATATAATTGtctttcaaaaagaggaacGTGACACAGAAGTTTATGAGTTGCCCACATGTCGGGATTACTTCAA GGACCTGTTTTATAGGGTAGAAGTAACGTTCTGCGacaaaacaataattaatgaTCCTGGCTTTACAATGGAACTATCGCAAAGAATGACATATGATCAAATTGCAAAGGCTGTTGCGCAGAGAGTAGGAACTGACCCATATCTcctccaatttttcaaatgtcaaAA TTACAAAGACTCACCTGGGCATCCGTTGAGGTGTACATTTGAAGGAACTCTAAAAGAATTAGTTGCTTACTGCAagccaaaaacaaaaaaaattttttaccaacaattAAGTATTCGAATTAATGAgctcgaaaataaaaaacaattcaaatgcATTTGGGTGGGACCTTCGCtcaaggaagaaaaagaactgATTCTATATCCGAACAAAAATGGCACGGTTGTTGATTTGTTGGAGGAAGCTAGAAAGCAGGTCGAATTGTCTGAAAACGGTTCTGGACGATTGAGGATATTGGAAGtaaactgtaataaaattttgccTGGACCGAAAGATGATGTTCCTTTAGACAGCTTAAATACTACTGGCACTAAAACGTATAGGATAGAGGAAATACCACGAGACGAATTAAATTTGGCTGAGGATGAGATGCTAGTTCCTGTCGCACACTTTCATAAGGATATCTTTTCTACGTTTGGAATACCTTTCCTGTTCAAAATGAAACAT GGTGAACCTTTCGCCAAATTCAAAGATCGATTATTGAAGAAACTTGGTGTGCAAGAGAAGGAGTTTGAAAAG TTTGCCGTGGTTACGTTGGGCAAGCCGCAATTTATCACTGAAGATCCAAGCTATTTCATCAATTTGTCCGACTTCCGAACTCACCCAAATCAAA GTACAGCGTCGCAAAGGACTTGGCTCGGCTTAGAACACGTTAACAAGGCGCCAAAACGTTCCCGAATCAACTACCTTGAGAAAGCTATAAAGATCTACAACTAG
- the LOC107218136 gene encoding ubiquitin carboxyl-terminal hydrolase 7 isoform X4 — protein MNHVNDKENVNQLNPNPVQVNEVEEMDTQEDEARSEATFRYTVENFSKMKDSQLSPPCYVRNLPWKIMVMPRTSQTQERQSQRSLGFFLQCNGESESASWSCYAVAELRLLSHKEGQEPFSRKIQHLFYSKENDWGFSHFMTWQDVLEVDRGYIKDDSITLEVHVVADAPHGVSWDSKKHTGYVGLKNQGATCYMNSLLQTLYFTNQLRKAVYKMPTESDDSSKSVALALQRVFHELQFCDKPVGTKKLTKSFGWETLDSFMQHDVQEFLRVLLDKLESKMKGTCVEGTVPKLFEGKMASFIKCKNIDYTSTRVETFYDIQLNIKGKKNIDESFRDYVSTEILDGDNKYDAGEHGLQDAEKGVIFSSFPPVLHLHLMRFQYDPVTDCSVKFNDRFEFYEKINLEPYLQVQESTRADYTLHAVLVHSGDNHGGHYVVFINPKGDGKWCKFDDDVVSRCTKQEAIDHNYGGQDEDMSMTVKHCTNAYMLVYIRDSELKNVLQEVKEEDIPQELVDRLQEEKRMEQIRRKERSEAYLYMTVNVLLEDSFDGHQGNDLYDPERALYRVFRVRKQTTLNEFLEQLSESLKYPIEQIRVWPFSLRSNQTCRPTLIELEADLHKPINECAENVNPWNVFVELVPPDSGLTALPPFDKDTDVLLFFKLYDPKNKKIHYCGHHYMPVTAKVQELIPILNERAGFPPDTELALYEEIKPNMVEKIENLTEPLEKVLEELMDGDIIVFQKEERDTEVYELPTCRDYFKDLFYRVEVTFCDKTIINDPGFTMELSQRMTYDQIAKAVAQRVGTDPYLLQFFKCQNYKDSPGHPLRCTFEGTLKELVAYCKPKTKKIFYQQLSIRINELENKKQFKCIWVGPSLKEEKELILYPNKNGTVVDLLEEARKQVELSENGSGRLRILEVNCNKILPGPKDDVPLDSLNTTGTKTYRIEEIPRDELNLAEDEMLVPVAHFHKDIFSTFGIPFLFKMKHGEPFAKFKDRLLKKLGVQEKEFEKFKFAVVTLGKPQFITEDPSYFINLSDFRTHPNQSTASQRTWLGLEHVNKAPKRSRINYLEKAIKIYN, from the exons ACGAGGCAAGGTCAGAGGCAACTTTCCGCTACAcagtggaaaatttttcaaagatgaaAGACTCCCAGCTATCGCCACCTTGCTACGTGCGTAATCTCCCATGGAAGATTATGGTAATGCCTCGTACCAGCCAAACGCAAGAACGCCAATCGCAGCGGTCTCTGGGCTTCTTCTTGCAATGCAACGGGGAAAGCGAATCGGCTTCATGGAGTTGCTACGCAGTCGCAGAGCTCAGGCTCCTCTCCCACAAGGAGGGTCAAGAACCTTTCAGTAGAA AAATTCAACACTTATTCTACAGTAAGGAAAATGACTGGGGATTTAGCCATTTCATGACTTGGCAGGATGTACTTGAGGTGGACAGAGGCTATATTAAGGATGACTCCATCACGCTTGAA GTCCATGTGGTAGCAGATGCGCCGCATGGTGTTAGCTGGGATAGTAAGAAACACACGGGATATGTCGGTCTTAAAAATCAGGGAGCAACTTGTTACATGAACTCACTCTTACAAACCTTGTATTTTACTAATCAG TTACGTAAGGCGGTGTATAAAATGCCAACAGAAAGTGACGATTCTAGCAAGAGTGTGGCATTAGCTTTACAGAGGGTATTTCACGAACTGCAATTTTGTGATAAACCTGttggtacaaaaaaattaaccaaaaGTTTTGGATGGGAGACACTTGACTCTTTTATGCAACACGATGTGCAAGAATTTCTCAGAGTT cTTTTGGATAAACTGGAAAGTAAAATGAAAGGGACATGCGTCGAAGGGACAGTACCAAAATTGTTTGAAGGAAAAATGGCTTCGTTCATCAAATGTAAGAATATAGACTACACATCAACCAGAGTGGAAACGTTCTATGACATCCAACTCAACatcaaaggaaaaaagaata tcgATGAATCTTTCAGAGATTATGTAAGCACAGAAATTCTAGATGGTGACAACAAGTACGATGCTGGTGAGCATGGGTTACAGGATGCTGAAAAAGGAGTAATATTTTCGTCTTTTCCACCTGTTTTACACTTACATTTAATGCGCTTCCAATACGACCCAGTAACAGACTGCTCTGTGAAATTTAATGACAG GTTCGAATTCTACGAAAAAATCAACCTTGAGCCGTACCTTCAGGTCCAAGAATCAACAAGAGCAGATTACACACTGCACGCAGTTCTTGTCCATAGCGGTGATAATCACGGGGGACATTATGTTGTATTTATCAATCCAAAAGGAGACGGCAAG tgGTGCAAGTTTGACGACGATGTGGTTTCAAGGTGTACAAAGCAGGAGGCGATTGACCATAACTATGGAGGCCAGGACGAAGACATGTCCATGACCGTGAAGCATTGTACAAACGCGTACATGTTGGTTTATATTCGTGACTCAGAGCTTAAGAATGTCTTACAAGAGGTCAAAGAAGAGGACATACCTCAAGAG CTGGTGGACAGGCTGCaagaggagaagagaatggAACAAATAcgaagaaaggaaagaagcgAGGCTTACTTGTACATGACTGTTAACGTCCTTCTCGAGGACAGCTTCGACGGCCATCAAGGCAACGACCTCTACGATCCTGAACGTGCACTCTACCGTGTTTTTCGTGTACGCAAACAGACCACCCTTAACGAGTTCCTAGAACAGCTCAGCGAAAGTCTG aaaTATCCGATCGAACAAATTCGTGTGTGGCCCTTCAGTCTTCGCTCAAATCAAACTTGCAGGCCGACACTTATCGAGTTGGAAGCAGATTTACACAAACCGATAAACGAGTGCGCGGAAAATGTGAATCCTTGGAATGTTTTTGTCGAACTTGTCCCACCAGACTCTGGCTTAACCGCGCTACCCCCTTTTGACAAAGACACAGATGTACTATTATTCTTCAAACTATACGATCctaagaataagaaaatacaCTACTGTGGTCATCACTATATGCCAGTGACAGCAAAAGTTC AGGAACTCATTCCGATCCTCAATGAAAGGGCTGGCTTTCCTCCGGATACAGAGCTCGCATTATACGAAGAGATCAAGCCCAACATggtagaaaaaattgaaaatctgaCAGAGCCGTTGGAAAAGGTACTTGAAGAATTGATGGATGGAGATATAATTGtctttcaaaaagaggaacGTGACACAGAAGTTTATGAGTTGCCCACATGTCGGGATTACTTCAA GGACCTGTTTTATAGGGTAGAAGTAACGTTCTGCGacaaaacaataattaatgaTCCTGGCTTTACAATGGAACTATCGCAAAGAATGACATATGATCAAATTGCAAAGGCTGTTGCGCAGAGAGTAGGAACTGACCCATATCTcctccaatttttcaaatgtcaaAA TTACAAAGACTCACCTGGGCATCCGTTGAGGTGTACATTTGAAGGAACTCTAAAAGAATTAGTTGCTTACTGCAagccaaaaacaaaaaaaattttttaccaacaattAAGTATTCGAATTAATGAgctcgaaaataaaaaacaattcaaatgcATTTGGGTGGGACCTTCGCtcaaggaagaaaaagaactgATTCTATATCCGAACAAAAATGGCACGGTTGTTGATTTGTTGGAGGAAGCTAGAAAGCAGGTCGAATTGTCTGAAAACGGTTCTGGACGATTGAGGATATTGGAAGtaaactgtaataaaattttgccTGGACCGAAAGATGATGTTCCTTTAGACAGCTTAAATACTACTGGCACTAAAACGTATAGGATAGAGGAAATACCACGAGACGAATTAAATTTGGCTGAGGATGAGATGCTAGTTCCTGTCGCACACTTTCATAAGGATATCTTTTCTACGTTTGGAATACCTTTCCTGTTCAAAATGAAACAT GGTGAACCTTTCGCCAAATTCAAAGATCGATTATTGAAGAAACTTGGTGTGCAAGAGAAGGAGTTTGAAAAG TTTAAGTTTGCCGTGGTTACGTTGGGCAAGCCGCAATTTATCACTGAAGATCCAAGCTATTTCATCAATTTGTCCGACTTCCGAACTCACCCAAATCAAA GTACAGCGTCGCAAAGGACTTGGCTCGGCTTAGAACACGTTAACAAGGCGCCAAAACGTTCCCGAATCAACTACCTTGAGAAAGCTATAAAGATCTACAACTAG
- the LOC107218136 gene encoding ubiquitin carboxyl-terminal hydrolase 7 isoform X3, whose protein sequence is MNHVNDKENVNQLNPNPVQVNEVEEMDTQEETQNDGGGDGNETRPVNGEPEPACIVQDQDMEEDEARSEATFRYTVENFSKMKDSQLSPPCYVRNLPWKIMVMPRTSQTQERQSQRSLGFFLQCNGESESASWSCYAVAELRLLSHKEGQEPFSRKIQHLFYSKENDWGFSHFMTWQDVLEVDRGYIKDDSITLEVHVVADAPHGVSWDSKKHTGYVGLKNQGATCYMNSLLQTLYFTNQLRKAVYKMPTESDDSSKSVALALQRVFHELQFCDKPVGTKKLTKSFGWETLDSFMQHDVQEFLRVLLDKLESKMKGTCVEGTVPKLFEGKMASFIKCKNIDYTSTRVETFYDIQLNIKGKKNIDESFRDYVSTEILDGDNKYDAGEHGLQDAEKGVIFSSFPPVLHLHLMRFQYDPVTDCSVKFNDRFEFYEKINLEPYLQVQESTRADYTLHAVLVHSGDNHGGHYVVFINPKGDGKWCKFDDDVVSRCTKQEAIDHNYGGQDEDMSMTVKHCTNAYMLVYIRDSELKNVLQEVKEEDIPQELVDRLQEEKRMEQIRRKERSEAYLYMTVNVLLEDSFDGHQGNDLYDPERALYRVFRVRKQTTLNEFLEQLSESLKYPIEQIRVWPFSLRSNQTCRPTLIELEADLHKPINECAENVNPWNVFVELVPPDSGLTALPPFDKDTDVLLFFKLYDPKNKKIHYCGHHYMPVTAKVQELIPILNERAGFPPDTELALYEEIKPNMVEKIENLTEPLEKVLEELMDGDIIVFQKEERDTEVYELPTCRDYFKDLFYRVEVTFCDKTIINDPGFTMELSQRMTYDQIAKAVAQRVGTDPYLLQFFKCQNYKDSPGHPLRCTFEGTLKELVAYCKPKTKKIFYQQLSIRINELENKKQFKCIWVGPSLKEEKELILYPNKNGTVVDLLEEARKQVELSENGSGRLRILEVNCNKILPGPKDDVPLDSLNTTGTKTYRIEEIPRDELNLAEDEMLVPVAHFHKDIFSTFGIPFLFKMKHGEPFAKFKDRLLKKLGVQEKEFEKFKFAVVTLGKPQFITEDPSYFINLSDFRTHPNQSTASQRTWLGLEHVNKAPKRSRINYLEKAIKIYN, encoded by the exons ACGAGGCAAGGTCAGAGGCAACTTTCCGCTACAcagtggaaaatttttcaaagatgaaAGACTCCCAGCTATCGCCACCTTGCTACGTGCGTAATCTCCCATGGAAGATTATGGTAATGCCTCGTACCAGCCAAACGCAAGAACGCCAATCGCAGCGGTCTCTGGGCTTCTTCTTGCAATGCAACGGGGAAAGCGAATCGGCTTCATGGAGTTGCTACGCAGTCGCAGAGCTCAGGCTCCTCTCCCACAAGGAGGGTCAAGAACCTTTCAGTAGAA AAATTCAACACTTATTCTACAGTAAGGAAAATGACTGGGGATTTAGCCATTTCATGACTTGGCAGGATGTACTTGAGGTGGACAGAGGCTATATTAAGGATGACTCCATCACGCTTGAA GTCCATGTGGTAGCAGATGCGCCGCATGGTGTTAGCTGGGATAGTAAGAAACACACGGGATATGTCGGTCTTAAAAATCAGGGAGCAACTTGTTACATGAACTCACTCTTACAAACCTTGTATTTTACTAATCAG TTACGTAAGGCGGTGTATAAAATGCCAACAGAAAGTGACGATTCTAGCAAGAGTGTGGCATTAGCTTTACAGAGGGTATTTCACGAACTGCAATTTTGTGATAAACCTGttggtacaaaaaaattaaccaaaaGTTTTGGATGGGAGACACTTGACTCTTTTATGCAACACGATGTGCAAGAATTTCTCAGAGTT cTTTTGGATAAACTGGAAAGTAAAATGAAAGGGACATGCGTCGAAGGGACAGTACCAAAATTGTTTGAAGGAAAAATGGCTTCGTTCATCAAATGTAAGAATATAGACTACACATCAACCAGAGTGGAAACGTTCTATGACATCCAACTCAACatcaaaggaaaaaagaata tcgATGAATCTTTCAGAGATTATGTAAGCACAGAAATTCTAGATGGTGACAACAAGTACGATGCTGGTGAGCATGGGTTACAGGATGCTGAAAAAGGAGTAATATTTTCGTCTTTTCCACCTGTTTTACACTTACATTTAATGCGCTTCCAATACGACCCAGTAACAGACTGCTCTGTGAAATTTAATGACAG GTTCGAATTCTACGAAAAAATCAACCTTGAGCCGTACCTTCAGGTCCAAGAATCAACAAGAGCAGATTACACACTGCACGCAGTTCTTGTCCATAGCGGTGATAATCACGGGGGACATTATGTTGTATTTATCAATCCAAAAGGAGACGGCAAG tgGTGCAAGTTTGACGACGATGTGGTTTCAAGGTGTACAAAGCAGGAGGCGATTGACCATAACTATGGAGGCCAGGACGAAGACATGTCCATGACCGTGAAGCATTGTACAAACGCGTACATGTTGGTTTATATTCGTGACTCAGAGCTTAAGAATGTCTTACAAGAGGTCAAAGAAGAGGACATACCTCAAGAG CTGGTGGACAGGCTGCaagaggagaagagaatggAACAAATAcgaagaaaggaaagaagcgAGGCTTACTTGTACATGACTGTTAACGTCCTTCTCGAGGACAGCTTCGACGGCCATCAAGGCAACGACCTCTACGATCCTGAACGTGCACTCTACCGTGTTTTTCGTGTACGCAAACAGACCACCCTTAACGAGTTCCTAGAACAGCTCAGCGAAAGTCTG aaaTATCCGATCGAACAAATTCGTGTGTGGCCCTTCAGTCTTCGCTCAAATCAAACTTGCAGGCCGACACTTATCGAGTTGGAAGCAGATTTACACAAACCGATAAACGAGTGCGCGGAAAATGTGAATCCTTGGAATGTTTTTGTCGAACTTGTCCCACCAGACTCTGGCTTAACCGCGCTACCCCCTTTTGACAAAGACACAGATGTACTATTATTCTTCAAACTATACGATCctaagaataagaaaatacaCTACTGTGGTCATCACTATATGCCAGTGACAGCAAAAGTTC AGGAACTCATTCCGATCCTCAATGAAAGGGCTGGCTTTCCTCCGGATACAGAGCTCGCATTATACGAAGAGATCAAGCCCAACATggtagaaaaaattgaaaatctgaCAGAGCCGTTGGAAAAGGTACTTGAAGAATTGATGGATGGAGATATAATTGtctttcaaaaagaggaacGTGACACAGAAGTTTATGAGTTGCCCACATGTCGGGATTACTTCAA GGACCTGTTTTATAGGGTAGAAGTAACGTTCTGCGacaaaacaataattaatgaTCCTGGCTTTACAATGGAACTATCGCAAAGAATGACATATGATCAAATTGCAAAGGCTGTTGCGCAGAGAGTAGGAACTGACCCATATCTcctccaatttttcaaatgtcaaAA TTACAAAGACTCACCTGGGCATCCGTTGAGGTGTACATTTGAAGGAACTCTAAAAGAATTAGTTGCTTACTGCAagccaaaaacaaaaaaaattttttaccaacaattAAGTATTCGAATTAATGAgctcgaaaataaaaaacaattcaaatgcATTTGGGTGGGACCTTCGCtcaaggaagaaaaagaactgATTCTATATCCGAACAAAAATGGCACGGTTGTTGATTTGTTGGAGGAAGCTAGAAAGCAGGTCGAATTGTCTGAAAACGGTTCTGGACGATTGAGGATATTGGAAGtaaactgtaataaaattttgccTGGACCGAAAGATGATGTTCCTTTAGACAGCTTAAATACTACTGGCACTAAAACGTATAGGATAGAGGAAATACCACGAGACGAATTAAATTTGGCTGAGGATGAGATGCTAGTTCCTGTCGCACACTTTCATAAGGATATCTTTTCTACGTTTGGAATACCTTTCCTGTTCAAAATGAAACAT GGTGAACCTTTCGCCAAATTCAAAGATCGATTATTGAAGAAACTTGGTGTGCAAGAGAAGGAGTTTGAAAAG TTTAAGTTTGCCGTGGTTACGTTGGGCAAGCCGCAATTTATCACTGAAGATCCAAGCTATTTCATCAATTTGTCCGACTTCCGAACTCACCCAAATCAAA GTACAGCGTCGCAAAGGACTTGGCTCGGCTTAGAACACGTTAACAAGGCGCCAAAACGTTCCCGAATCAACTACCTTGAGAAAGCTATAAAGATCTACAACTAG